The genomic DNA GGGTTGCACCCAGCAGGTAGCCGGTGGCCGCCAGAATGATAAACAGGTTGTAGCCCCAGAACACGAACCAGGCGAGGTTGCCGCCCCAGAGCCGCGCGGCGGAGGTCCGCTGCACGATGTAGAAGCTCGTCGCGATCAGCGCGTTGCCCCCGAAGGCGAAAATCACTGCAGAGGTATGCAGCGGCCGCAGGCGCCCGAAGTTGCCAATCCCGTCTCCCAGGAGTTGGAAGTTCAGCCCCGGAAATGCCAGCTGGAAGGCGATAAAGGTGCCCACCAGAAAGCCGACAACACCCCAGAAGGCCGTGGCGACAACGCCGTAGCGCACCACGCCGTCCATATAACCTTCAGCGTTGAGCGCCGGTGCCGGCTTCTCTTCCCAGGTGGTGCGCACCGCCCAGATGAACATCCCCGCCGCTACGGCGCAGATGATCAGGGCGTGCACCATATAGGCCAGATCGCGCGCGTAGTTCGCAGCGATGGCCGCGAGCAGCGCGATCAGGCCGAACAGCACGATCTTCACGTAGTCCCACATGACAGTTTCCTTCTTTGTCCCCACGAAGCCGCACAGGGAATCCCCCCGCTAACGGTCCTCGAATTGGGGGCAAATTCGTCGGAACAGACGGCGGCGTCCTTGATTCAGGTCAATTTCTGGCGGCTCGAAATCCTGCACCCTGCTGCATAAGCCCGCCGGCGTTCTTTCCGGCCCTTTCCGCGAGGAGACGATGATGATGGACCCGAAGACGATACTCGCCCCCCTGCTGGAGCCGCTGGCTGCTGGCTCCACGCAATCCCGGGCGCTGAACCATGCCGAGGCGCTGGCCGATACCTTTGATGCGCATCTGGAAGTGATCGGGATCGGATGTGATCGCACCCAGGTTGGCTACTATTACGCCGGGGCGACGGCCGTGGTGCAGCAGGAAACCTACAACGAGGCGCGCGCCGCCGCCGAGAAGATCGAGGCATCGGCGCGCGAGCACATGAAGGCCTCCGCCTTGCGCTGGTCAGTCGAGAGTGCAGTGGGCCAGATGGCCGCCCTGGCCGGGTTGATCACATCGCGGGCGCGCTTTGCAGACTTGGTCGTTATGCCCGCGCCCTATGGCGACGGCAAAGGCACGGAATATGAGGTCGCGCTTGAGGCAGCTTTGTTCGACAGCCACGCCCCGGTGATAGTCCTGCCCGAAACCGCCACAGCGCCAGTGCGTCCGCGCCGCGCCGTTCTCGCTTGGAACCAAAGCCCCGAGGCGCTTGCCGCCATCCGCCGAGCGCTGCCGCTTCTGGCCGGGTCTGATCTGGTGAATATCGCCATCATCGACCCGCCACGCCACGGCCCCGAACGCTCCGATCCGGGCGGTGCGCTGAGCCAGATGCTCACCCGCCATGGGCTTCGCTGCGAAATCTCGGTGCTATCGCGCACCATGCCCAAAGTGTCCGACGTTCTGGCACGGCACGTGGCCGACTTCGGGGCAGACCTGCTGGTTATGGGCGCATACGGCCATTCCCGCTTCCGGGAGGCCATCCTCGGCGGGGCAACGCGCGATGTGTTGGAGAAGCCCCCGGTGCCCGTGTTCATGGCGCGGTAGGGAAGAGTCTCGCCTGCTTAACGAGGCAACTCGCAGGGTGGGCAATCTGCCCACCACCCGGCCTAAACCATCACGCCGCCGTCCGAGTCATCGCCCGTTTCCACCATGAGCGCATCGTAGCTTGGCACACGCACCCGGCGCTTCCCCTCCAACTCGATCAGGCCGTCCTTTTTCAGTGCTGAAACCTGTCTGCTCACCGTTTCCAGCGTAAGGCCGAGGTAATCGGCCATCGCTTCCCGCGTGAGTGGTAGATCAAAGGTGATCTCATCGCCCATTGGCCCGCCAAGCCCCAGTGAGGCATCGCGACGGCCCAGAATAGCCAGCAGGCTGGCAATTTTCTCCCGCGCTGTCTTTCGGCCCAAAATCAGCATCCACTCGCGCGCTGCATCCAACTCGTCCAGCGTCATCTGCAACAGGCGCTGGGCGATATGCGGTGTGGATTCCATCATGTTTTCGAACGGTTTGCGCCGGAAGCAGCACATCGTGAGGTCAGTCACCGCCGTTACGTCATAGGTGGCCGCTTCGCGCCCAGGGCGGCCCACAAAATCCGAGGGCAAAAGCAGGCCCACCATCTGCGTTCGGCCGTCCTCCATCGTCTGGCTCAGCGTCGCAACGCCGCTGACAATCGAGCCGAGAAAATCCATGTGGTCGCCCGACCAGATCACCGTCTGCCCCGGCTCAAAGCTGCGGTAATACTTGATCTCTTCCAGATGCGAGAGCTCGTCCTCGTCGCAGCGCGCACAAACTGCCCTATGGCGGATCGGACACGAGCCGCAATCATGTGACGTGAACTTGATGTCGAGGACAGCCATTCTCTTCCTGTTGATCTGGGTCAAGGCACCCCAGTGCCCCTGTCCAGTAACCTAGGCCAATGGAAACCACTGCACAACTTGCCCGCCACGGCCTCTTTGACGCACGTGTGCCCCGCTACACCAGCTACCCCACCGCCCCGCACTTTGCCGGGGGCGTTGACGAGGGGCGCTTTGCCAGCTGGCTCCGCGCGATCCCCGAGAACGGGCAGATATCGCTCTACATTCACGTGCCTTTCTGTCGTCGGCTCTGCTGGTTTTGCGCCTGCCGCACCCAAGGCACCTCTTCAGGCGAGCCAGTTCGCGCCTATCTCGAGGTTCTGAAGGCCGAAATTGCGCATCTGAGTCGCAACCTTGCCCCCGGCGTGCGGCTTTCTCGCATGCACTGGGGCGGCGGCACGCCCACGCTGATGGAAGCCCCGATGATGGAGGAACTGGCGGCGGCGGTCGAGGCTGTGGTGCCGATGGCCCCCGGTGCGGAGTTCTCGGTCGAGATCGACCCCAATGAGATCGACGAGGCCCGCCTTGATGCGCTAGCGGCGGCGGGGATGACCCGCGCCTCCATTGGCGTGCAGGATTTCGATCCCGAGATTCAAAAGGTCATCGGTCGCGACCAAAGCTATGAGCTGACGGCCCGCGCAGTCGAGATGATCCGCGCCCGCGGCATCGAGAGCCTTAACGCTGACATCCTCTTCGGCCTGCCGCATCAGACCGAGGAGCGCATGGCCGACTCGGTCCAAAAGCTGATGTCGCTCTCCCCCGACCGGGTTGCGCTTTATGGCTACGCCCATGTGCCGTGGGTGGCAAAGCGCCAGTCGCTGATTCCCACCGATGCGCTGCCCACTCCCGAGCAACGCCTCGCGCTATTTGAAACCGCGCGGCGGCTGTTTCGCTGGGATGGCTATGAGGAGATCGGGATTGACCACTTCGCTCGCCCCGGCGACGGGCTGGCCCGCGCGCTCCGCGATGGCCGCCTGCGGCGCAACTTTCAGGGCTACACCGACGACACCGCAACTGCGCTTGTCGGCCTTGGCGCCTCCTCGATCTCGCGCTTCCCGCAGGGCTACGCGCAAAACGCCTCGGCCACCTCGGCTTACACCCGAGACATCCGCGAAGGCCGTTTCGCAACCGCGCGGGGCCACGTGTTCAGCCGGGAAGACCTTTGGCGCGGTCGGATTATCGAGCAGTTGATGTGCGAGTTCCGCTGCGATGTGAAGGCCATCGTCGCCCTCGGGGCGAGCCCGCATTGGGTGCTCAGCGTGCTCAAGGGCATCACGGCAAGGTTCGACGGCGTGGTCAATCTCACCTCCGCTGGCATTGAGATTCCGCCAAAGGCGCGCCCACTTACGCGCGTCATCGCCCGCGCCGTCGATGCCTATGACCTCTCCCGCGCTGGGCACAGCTCGGCTATTTGAGGCCGCGCCACACGGCCCCGTCTCAACCGCCAGCTTTCGCGCCCGATATCACCCCCGCCAGCGCGCCCCGCGTTTCGGGCGTGAAGTGGAACGACTGCCACCCCAGCGCCCGCGCGGCCTGCACATTTTCCGCAGTGTCGTCGACAAACAGGCAGGATTCCGGCGGCAGGCCCAGCCCCTCGATCACCTCGCGAAACCCCGCGCCGAACACCGCCTGCTGAAACCCCGCAAGGCTTTGCCCGGTGTCGCGCTCGAAATCCTTCGCCCAGAGAAACCGCCCATTCTCGACGCAGCGGTTGAGTACCCCGTCAAAATCCCAGGCGATCGCCTCAATCCGCACGGCTGGCCTCTTCCAGCGCGGCCATGCATCGCGCAACGGCCTCTGCCGCCGCCTCGGGCCGGGTTTGCATCAGGAAGTGCGGTCCATCGAGCCGTTCCACCCGGCACGCGCCCGCCGCCAGTTCTTCGGCCCTGCGCGATGGCACCAGCATGTCTTGCTGCGCCAGAACGCAGGCGTGTGGCATGGGCAGGGCGGCGAGCCGCTCGCGCACGTCTGCTTCCAGCACCTCGCGCAGCCTTTCGGCCAACGTCTCGGTTGGCACCTCCCGCAGTGCCTGCGCAAATTGCTCCGTCATCTCCGGCGAACCAGCGCTTCCGGTGGTGAAGGGGGCAAGCAGCCGCAGCGCGATACGCGAGTCGGTCGGCATCGCCTTCAGCCCCACCGACAGCGCCGAAGGCACCGGCTGAGGGGAGCGCAGAAAACTGGTGATGAAGATGACGCCGCGCAGCCCTTCAGGAGCATTTTCCGCCACCCGCACCGCCAGCGGCCCCGAAAAACTCTCTGCCAGCAGCACATGCGGCGTGTCGGGCAGCCGGGCGCAAACCCAGGGCACCAAGGCATCATAACGCGCCAGATCGGGCGGGTAGCGCAGCACCTCGGTCGGGCAATGGGCGGCCATGGCGCGGGCAAAATCCCGAAGCAGCAGCCCGGTGCCATCGAGGCCGGGCATCACCACCAGCCGCGCCACCGGTCTCAGCCGCCCGGCAAGTCGAACGCCGCATCCATCAGCGTGCGGGTGTAGTCCGACTTGGGCGCATCAAACACCTCTGCGGCCAACCCGGCTTCCACCACATCGCCCTGACGCATCACCATAACCTTGTGGCTCAGCGCCCGAACGACTCGCAGATCGTGGCTGATGAACAGATAGGCCAGCCCATACTTCGTCTGGAGATCGCGCAGCAGGTCGACGATCTGCACCTGCACCGTCATATCAAGTGCGCTCGTTGGCTCATCAAGCACCACCAAACGGGGCTTCAAGATCATCGCGCGGGCGATAGCGATCCGCTGGCGCTGTCCGCCTGAAAACTCGTGCGGGTAGCGGTCCATCACCGCCGGGTCGAGGCCCACTTCTTGCAGCATGTCGGCCACCAGCGCGCGCGGATCCTGCCCCTTCTCCACGCCATGCACACCCAGCCCCTCGGCTACGATTTGCGCGACCGTCAGGCGTGGGCTGAGGCTGCCGAAAGGATCCTGAAACACGATCTGCATATGCCGCCGCAGCTCTCGCATTTGCCGGGTCTTCCAACCCTGAATGTCCTCGCCGAGATAATAGATCGGCCCTTCCGACTGGATCAGCCGCATGATCGCCAAGGCAAGCGTCGTCTTGCCCGAGCCGCTCTCGCCGACGATCCCCATCGTCTCGCCCGCCCTGACTGAGAGGCTGGCGGCATTCACGGCTTTCACATGCCCCACCGTTCGTTTCAGCAAGCCTGACTGAATGGGAAACCAGATGCGCAGATCTTCCGTCCGCACGATCTCTTCGGCCCCCGCCGGCACGTCCGGCGGCCCGCCCTGCGGCGCAGCGCCAAGGAGCTTGCGGGTGTAGGCATGTTTGGGGTTGGCAAATATCTCCGCCGTTGGCCCGGTTTCAACAATCACGCCGTCCTGCATCACACAGACCCGGTCGGCAATCGCCTGCACGATCCCGAGATCATGGGTGATGAACAGGAGGCTCATCTTGCGCTTCTGCTTGAGCTCGGCCAGCAAATCGAGGATCTGCGCCTGAATGGTCACATCCAGCGCCGTGGTCGGCTCATCGGCAATCAGCAGGTCGGGGTTGTTGGCCAGCGCCATCGCAATCATCACCCGTTGCCGCTGCCCGCCCGAAAGTTGGTGCGGATAGGCTCCGAGGCGGCTCGCCGGATCGTGGATGCCCACGTCCTTGAGCAGCTCAATGATCCTATCCCGCGCCTCGCTCCGCTTGATCCCCTGGTGCAGTTCAAGGCTCTCAGCCAGCTGCTTTTCCAGCGTGTGCAGCGGGTTGAGGCTGGTCATTGGCTCTTGAAAAATGAAGGAAATGTCGTTGCCGC from Oceanicola sp. D3 includes the following:
- a CDS encoding universal stress protein; protein product: MMDPKTILAPLLEPLAAGSTQSRALNHAEALADTFDAHLEVIGIGCDRTQVGYYYAGATAVVQQETYNEARAAAEKIEASAREHMKASALRWSVESAVGQMAALAGLITSRARFADLVVMPAPYGDGKGTEYEVALEAALFDSHAPVIVLPETATAPVRPRRAVLAWNQSPEALAAIRRALPLLAGSDLVNIAIIDPPRHGPERSDPGGALSQMLTRHGLRCEISVLSRTMPKVSDVLARHVADFGADLLVMGAYGHSRFREAILGGATRDVLEKPPVPVFMAR
- the fnrL gene encoding transcriptional regulator FnrL; its protein translation is MAVLDIKFTSHDCGSCPIRHRAVCARCDEDELSHLEEIKYYRSFEPGQTVIWSGDHMDFLGSIVSGVATLSQTMEDGRTQMVGLLLPSDFVGRPGREAATYDVTAVTDLTMCCFRRKPFENMMESTPHIAQRLLQMTLDELDAAREWMLILGRKTAREKIASLLAILGRRDASLGLGGPMGDEITFDLPLTREAMADYLGLTLETVSRQVSALKKDGLIELEGKRRVRVPSYDALMVETGDDSDGGVMV
- the hemN gene encoding oxygen-independent coproporphyrinogen III oxidase: METTAQLARHGLFDARVPRYTSYPTAPHFAGGVDEGRFASWLRAIPENGQISLYIHVPFCRRLCWFCACRTQGTSSGEPVRAYLEVLKAEIAHLSRNLAPGVRLSRMHWGGGTPTLMEAPMMEELAAAVEAVVPMAPGAEFSVEIDPNEIDEARLDALAAAGMTRASIGVQDFDPEIQKVIGRDQSYELTARAVEMIRARGIESLNADILFGLPHQTEERMADSVQKLMSLSPDRVALYGYAHVPWVAKRQSLIPTDALPTPEQRLALFETARRLFRWDGYEEIGIDHFARPGDGLARALRDGRLRRNFQGYTDDTATALVGLGASSISRFPQGYAQNASATSAYTRDIREGRFATARGHVFSREDLWRGRIIEQLMCEFRCDVKAIVALGASPHWVLSVLKGITARFDGVVNLTSAGIEIPPKARPLTRVIARAVDAYDLSRAGHSSAI
- a CDS encoding HAD-IA family hydrolase translates to MRIEAIAWDFDGVLNRCVENGRFLWAKDFERDTGQSLAGFQQAVFGAGFREVIEGLGLPPESCLFVDDTAENVQAARALGWQSFHFTPETRGALAGVISGAKAGG
- a CDS encoding alpha/beta fold hydrolase, whose translation is MMPGLDGTGLLLRDFARAMAAHCPTEVLRYPPDLARYDALVPWVCARLPDTPHVLLAESFSGPLAVRVAENAPEGLRGVIFITSFLRSPQPVPSALSVGLKAMPTDSRIALRLLAPFTTGSAGSPEMTEQFAQALREVPTETLAERLREVLEADVRERLAALPMPHACVLAQQDMLVPSRRAEELAAGACRVERLDGPHFLMQTRPEAAAEAVARCMAALEEASRAD
- a CDS encoding ABC transporter ATP-binding protein; this translates as MSAVLEVKDLKVSFRQDGETTHAVKGVSFSVGRGETVALVGESGSGKSVTALSTVSLLGESARVDGSVRYMGAEMVGADDQKLMEVRGNDISFIFQEPMTSLNPLHTLEKQLAESLELHQGIKRSEARDRIIELLKDVGIHDPASRLGAYPHQLSGGQRQRVMIAMALANNPDLLIADEPTTALDVTIQAQILDLLAELKQKRKMSLLFITHDLGIVQAIADRVCVMQDGVIVETGPTAEIFANPKHAYTRKLLGAAPQGGPPDVPAGAEEIVRTEDLRIWFPIQSGLLKRTVGHVKAVNAASLSVRAGETMGIVGESGSGKTTLALAIMRLIQSEGPIYYLGEDIQGWKTRQMRELRRHMQIVFQDPFGSLSPRLTVAQIVAEGLGVHGVEKGQDPRALVADMLQEVGLDPAVMDRYPHEFSGGQRQRIAIARAMILKPRLVVLDEPTSALDMTVQVQIVDLLRDLQTKYGLAYLFISHDLRVVRALSHKVMVMRQGDVVEAGLAAEVFDAPKSDYTRTLMDAAFDLPGG